GGCTTTTAAAATTGGAGTCACACCGCCACCAAACGTGACCTTACCAATAGAAGGGTAATCTCcactcattttaaaattacggAGATTTTTAAGAGACAACAAATCAAGCAAATCACTGTCTGTCAGTCCTAAGTAGCTTTTGATTTCCACCTCGGTCACAGACGGGCACAGAGACACAACAAATCCCAGAGTTTTAGGTATGTAGACGTCATAAAAAGCGGTAGCGATTTCTAAAGATATCAGAGAATACTTTGGAATCTCCAAATTTTGGTTCAAGAAACACTCTGTGTGAATTCTCGCAAAGGTTTGAACAGTAGCCATATCCCAGACTTGAAGACTATGAAAGTGTTCTAAGATCAACTGCACTCCTACGGAAGTTATTAACGTACCACTCGAACGCAACTTTATAAGAGATTTGTGCAGCCCCAATCCATCAACTCCACTTCCTAGATTTTGCTTTGCACCAGTACACAATCCTTTAACCCCAATATCTGTGATTTTCTTGCATTCATAAAAATGTAGTGCTCTACGAAAGAAacgataattatttttttttacaaatttggcATCAAACAAACTTGTTACCTCAAATGTGTGCAGCAAGTTCCTATTACTTCCAAGCTGCTGTCATCTACTTCAGAATGTGAAATGTCCAGAACTTGTAATTTCGAAAGCTTAGGAATGAAAGAAGTAAAGAATTCATCACTAATAGCAATTGAGGGATGGATAGCCAGATGTTTTAAGttctgaaatagaaaaagtgtCGTGTTTTGATTTGAAAGGAAGTGTAAATGTAAAATTTCTTACTACACATCTCATTGAATTATCAAGctcaattgataaaacatcTGCACTGCCCAAACATTTCAGATTCAAGGTCTCCAAATGAGGAACAGCCAGTAAACCAAGAAATCTTTTCAAACATCCTTTGGTTCCAAGACCACTGATGATTTCCTCCAGTAACTTGTTAGCTGTTACAAAATACGACAATATAAAAATTCTAATGGATAGATCAGTAAAAGTTGCCAACTTACGCAACTGATCAAAATCACTGGTTGGTTTCTCACACAACAGAGCCATGTTGTTTACGACAAAATCAAGGCATGTTTTGTATAGTGACTTCACTCCAATCAATTGTGGCATCTTGGATTTGAATGATCTGTTATAATAAGATAATCTCTATAAAGTTTTAATTAATACATGATTAGAAACCATAGGTAACTTACCAGTTTTCAAGGATAACACATGTGCAACGAAATTGCCACCTTCACTGTTTGTAATGAAATAGTCCGAGATAGTCAACTTGGACGTCGAAATAACTTTAACGTTTTAAATTAGTGTCCCAGTGAATTGTAGAGAGATCTCAAGATTAAGATATTTAATAACGACTGGATGTGTGGCTTATTAACGAACATATAATTCTCAAATTTTCGCCTTTCTTTATTAGCAATTCAGAATGGGAGTTCTGAGAGAGCGGAACCACGCGTGTACGAAGCAGACGactgaatttgatttgacaaagtaatttgaaatttctcaaCCAGGTGCCTCTgatcaagaaaacaaattacgcGGCTTTTTCAAAAGCCATGAGCATCATTTTGGCATTCTAAAAACCATTTCATGTTTAAATGTTTTCCAATGAAAGAAATTAGACTTTTAAATAATGGAATGAAAATGCAGTTAACATTTTTGGTTAGGTTTTTGTGTATTTCGGCTAATTGGATAATAGGCCGGTTGATTTTCAGGCACTTTGATTAGT
This sequence is a window from Daphnia pulicaria isolate SC F1-1A chromosome 7, SC_F0-13Bv2, whole genome shotgun sequence. Protein-coding genes within it:
- the LOC124350631 gene encoding uncharacterized protein LOC124350631, encoding MPQLIGVKSLYKTCLDFVVNNMALLCEKPTSDFDQLPNKLLEEIISGLGTKGCLKRFLGLLAVPHLETLNLKCLGSADVLSIELDNSMRCVNLKHLAIHPSIAISDEFFTSFIPKLSKLQVLDISHSEVDDSSLEVIGTCCTHLRALHFYECKKITDIGVKGLCTGAKQNLGSGVDGLGLHKSLIKLRSSGTLITSVGVQLILEHFHSLQVWDMATVQTFARIHTECFLNQNLEIPKYSLISLEIATAFYDVYIPKTLGFVVSLCPSVTEVEIKSYLGLTDSDLLDLLSLKNLRNFKMSGDYPSIGKVTFGGGVTPILKAFGNSSLKKLSLAFLRDVNILVITQLCPNLHSLDLIDNLNYFTAKLVEEWVKTEPTEPQVLKQLEKLRLFGSGIPREHLILLLSSPLLVEITIGRCSTLDDDILQKVARIQKFNNLEKLVVMLCDNVTEKGIDIFMNTQNPLKDILIDRCDEISKSNAECWERQAKKNNWQLLIDYYSSYY